A window of Roseobacter fucihabitans genomic DNA:
CTCCAATGGTTTTTGATGGAATTCTGTATTGTCCGCCCACATACGATGCATGACGACGGCAAGTTTTCTAGCAACGGCGACAACAGCCCTGCGACGGCCTTTTCGCTTCATCAATCGCAGGCCCCAACTTTTGATCTCTGATCCGGCAATCGATCGCATCATCATGGCGTTGGCGGCGCTGTAGAGGGCAGATCGTACATCCGGATCACCGGCCTTTGAGATGCGCCCGGGATTGTCTTTCTCACCTGACTGATATCGTCGTGGTGTGAGACCAAAATGGGCGGCCACTGTTCTTGAGTTGGTGAAGCGGCTGGGATCGTCTACGGCAGCTTTGAATGTCAACGCTGCAATCGGTCCCACTCCAGGTATCGCCATAAACCGCATGCAGATCTCATCATTGCTGGCGATCCGCTTCACCCTGCGATCCAACTCACGATAAGCTTGGTAGAGCTGCACACGCGCATCCAATAATGGAAGCAATGCATAAGATAAGCCCTGATCAGCCTCTATAATCGGGCGCACGCGTTCATCAAATGAGCTCTGTTCTACGCGAGATGGCAGCCGAAGGCCGAAGATGCGGAACAAACCGCGTATCTCGTTAGCCAAGTCGATGCACTTTCTCTGAACAGCTTTGCGGCTACTCAAGAGTGCCCGAACCGCGTGCGCCTCGCGGCTTTTGATATGAACAGAATTGTACCATCCAGATCGTAATACCTGAGCAATCCCACGAGCGTCTGATTTGTCAGTTTTATTGCGCATTGCAGACAAGGCCGCATTGACTTGGCGCGCCTCCATGCAGACAACATCAAATCCCTCTGCCTGCAATCCAAAGAACAAGAATTGGCTCATCGCACCGGCTTCAAATCCAAGGCGTAATTTGGCAGTCTGGAAAGCCAGCAAGCAATCGGCGATATCCTCAATCTCACAAGGAACGGATCGTTCAAGAATTGCCTTACCATCGCTATCCACAACGCAAACGGCGACTGAACGCAGCGAA
This region includes:
- a CDS encoding IS110 family transposase; translation: MDYYVGLDVSLRSVAVCVVDSDGKAILERSVPCEIEDIADCLLAFQTAKLRLGFEAGAMSQFLFFGLQAEGFDVVCMEARQVNAALSAMRNKTDKSDARGIAQVLRSGWYNSVHIKSREAHAVRALLSSRKAVQRKCIDLANEIRGLFRIFGLRLPSRVEQSSFDERVRPIIEADQGLSYALLPLLDARVQLYQAYRELDRRVKRIASNDEICMRFMAIPGVGPIAALTFKAAVDDPSRFTNSRTVAAHFGLTPRRYQSGEKDNPGRISKAGDPDVRSALYSAANAMMMRSIAGSEIKSWGLRLMKRKGRRRAVVAVARKLAVVMHRMWADNTEFHQKPLEVAT